Proteins from a genomic interval of Gluconacetobacter diazotrophicus PA1 5:
- the glyS gene encoding glycine--tRNA ligase subunit beta, with protein MPELLLELFSEEIPARMQARAAEDLVRLVTDALAPLNPRDARGFSGPRRIALTLTLDGVVPGTTVAERGPREGAPEKALAGFTRKHGVTPADLVLEDGFWVLNRTVPPVEAATRIAEALPPLLRRFPWPKSMRWGEGSGFTWVRPLRRILCLLDGETVAFSLADGEDDGHGLRADRLTEGHRFTAPGAFAVTDAAAWRDGLRARQVLVDAAERRALIEEGTTRLAAEEGLRIVPDPGLVDEVAGLTEWPVPFLGRIDETFMDLPREVMQVSMRVNQRYFALINDDGSAAPRFAFVANLLPEDGGALTIAGNERVLRARFADARHFWDLDRARTLASRVGALDAITFHAALGSQGARVQRIVRLAGLLAPMVGADPAQAERAALLAKADLTTGMVGEFPELQGVMGAYYARHDGEADPVATAIAEHYMPRGQNDGVPAAPVSIAVALADKIDSLAAFFAAGEKPGGSGDPYALRRAALGVIRIIRENALRLDLVKLFVLAAEALPETLRDAPDLALLPGFVAERLRVQLRAEGARHDILAAISSGNEDSDITRLLARTDALAAMLATDDGQNLLAATRRAANILRIEDRKDGPHDGAPDPTLYEQPEERELANALLDVIPAVETTIAAERFEDAMRDAARLRPVLDRFFDAVTVNADRADLRANRLRLLAELRRMTVLIADFSQI; from the coding sequence ATGCCCGAACTTCTGCTTGAACTGTTTTCCGAGGAAATTCCCGCGCGCATGCAGGCCCGCGCGGCCGAGGACCTGGTCCGCCTGGTCACCGATGCCCTGGCCCCGCTGAACCCGCGCGACGCGCGGGGCTTTTCCGGCCCGCGCCGCATCGCGCTGACCCTGACGCTGGACGGCGTCGTCCCCGGCACCACCGTTGCCGAGCGCGGCCCGCGCGAGGGCGCGCCGGAAAAGGCCCTGGCCGGCTTCACCCGCAAGCATGGCGTGACCCCGGCCGACCTGGTGCTGGAGGACGGATTCTGGGTGCTGAACCGCACCGTGCCCCCGGTCGAGGCCGCGACGCGAATCGCCGAGGCCCTGCCCCCGCTGCTGCGCCGCTTTCCCTGGCCCAAATCCATGCGCTGGGGTGAAGGCAGCGGTTTCACCTGGGTGCGGCCGCTGCGCCGTATCCTGTGCCTGCTGGATGGCGAGACCGTCGCGTTTTCGCTGGCGGACGGCGAGGATGACGGCCACGGCCTGCGCGCCGATCGCCTGACCGAGGGCCACCGTTTCACCGCGCCGGGGGCCTTCGCCGTGACCGACGCCGCCGCGTGGCGCGACGGGCTGCGCGCGCGGCAGGTGCTGGTCGATGCGGCGGAACGGCGCGCGCTGATCGAAGAGGGCACGACCCGGTTGGCGGCCGAGGAAGGGCTGCGAATCGTCCCCGACCCCGGCCTGGTGGACGAGGTCGCGGGCCTGACGGAATGGCCGGTTCCCTTCCTGGGGCGCATCGACGAGACCTTCATGGACCTTCCGCGCGAGGTCATGCAGGTATCGATGCGCGTCAACCAGCGCTATTTCGCGCTGATCAACGATGACGGATCGGCGGCGCCGCGCTTCGCCTTCGTGGCCAACCTGCTGCCGGAGGATGGCGGCGCGCTGACCATCGCGGGCAACGAGCGCGTGCTGCGCGCCCGCTTCGCCGATGCACGCCATTTCTGGGACCTGGACCGCGCCCGCACCCTGGCCAGCCGGGTGGGCGCGCTGGACGCCATCACCTTCCACGCCGCCCTGGGCAGCCAGGGCGCGCGCGTGCAGCGCATCGTGCGACTGGCGGGGCTGCTGGCGCCGATGGTGGGGGCGGACCCGGCCCAGGCCGAACGCGCGGCCCTGCTGGCCAAGGCGGACCTGACCACCGGCATGGTGGGCGAATTCCCCGAACTGCAGGGAGTGATGGGCGCGTACTACGCCCGGCATGACGGCGAGGCCGATCCGGTCGCCACCGCCATTGCCGAACATTACATGCCGCGCGGCCAGAATGACGGCGTGCCCGCCGCGCCGGTGTCGATCGCGGTGGCGCTGGCCGACAAGATCGACAGCCTGGCCGCCTTCTTCGCGGCGGGCGAAAAGCCCGGCGGTTCGGGCGACCCCTACGCGCTACGCCGCGCCGCCCTGGGCGTGATCCGCATCATCCGCGAGAACGCGCTGCGCCTGGACCTGGTGAAGCTGTTCGTGCTGGCGGCCGAGGCCCTGCCCGAGACGCTGCGCGACGCGCCGGACCTGGCCCTGCTGCCGGGATTCGTGGCGGAGCGGCTGCGGGTCCAGTTGCGGGCCGAGGGGGCACGGCACGACATCCTGGCCGCGATTTCCAGCGGCAACGAGGATAGCGACATCACGCGCCTGCTGGCCCGCACCGACGCGCTGGCGGCGATGCTGGCCACCGATGACGGGCAGAACCTGCTGGCGGCGACCAGGCGGGCGGCGAACATCCTGCGAATCGAAGACCGCAAGGACGGACCGCATGACGGCGCACCGGACCCGACGCTGTACGAGCAGCCTGAGGAACGGGAGCTGGCCAACGCCCTGCTGGACGTCATCCCCGCCGTGGAAACTACGATCGCGGCGGAACGGTTCGAGGACGCGATGCGCGACGCGGCCCGGCTGCGCCCTGTGCTGGACCGATTCTTCGACGCCGTGACGGTCAATGCCGACCGGGCCGATCTGCGGGCCAACCGGCTGCGGCTGCTGGCGGAACTGCGCCGCATGACGGTGCTGATCGCGGATTTCAGCCAGATCTGA
- a CDS encoding rod shape-determining protein, translated as MFARLLGLLSADMAIDLGTANTLVYVKGRGVVLNEPSVVAIAEVRGKKMVLAVGEEAKQMVGRTPGNITAIRPLRDGVIADFEVAEEMIKHFIRKVHNRRMFASPLIIVCVPSGSTAVERRAIQESAESAGARKVFLIEEPMAAAIGAGLPVTEPSGSMIVDIGGGTTEVAVISLGGIVYARSARVGGDKMDEAIISYIRRNHNLLIGESSAERIKIELGSALPPDDLEDYGGWREVKGRDLINGVPREVVVSQAQIAESLAEPVSQIVDAVTTALENTPPELAADIVDKGIVLTGGGALLYRLDEVLRRATGLPVTVGEDALSCVALGTGRALEEMKRLKNVLTSMY; from the coding sequence ATGTTTGCTCGTCTGCTGGGTCTCTTGTCGGCCGACATGGCCATCGACCTCGGCACGGCCAATACCCTTGTCTATGTCAAGGGGCGTGGCGTCGTCCTGAATGAACCCTCGGTGGTCGCCATCGCCGAGGTACGCGGCAAGAAGATGGTGCTGGCGGTGGGCGAGGAAGCCAAGCAGATGGTCGGGCGCACGCCCGGCAACATCACCGCCATCCGCCCCCTGCGCGATGGCGTCATCGCCGATTTCGAGGTCGCGGAGGAAATGATCAAGCATTTCATCCGCAAGGTGCATAACCGGCGGATGTTCGCCAGCCCGCTGATCATCGTCTGCGTGCCCTCCGGCTCGACCGCCGTCGAGCGCCGGGCGATCCAGGAAAGCGCCGAGAGCGCGGGCGCGCGCAAGGTCTTCCTGATCGAGGAGCCGATGGCGGCGGCGATCGGCGCCGGCCTGCCGGTCACCGAGCCGTCGGGCAGCATGATCGTCGATATCGGCGGCGGTACGACCGAGGTCGCGGTGATTTCGCTGGGCGGTATCGTCTATGCGCGCTCGGCCCGGGTCGGCGGCGACAAGATGGACGAGGCCATCATCTCGTATATCCGGCGTAACCATAACCTGCTGATCGGTGAAAGCTCGGCCGAGCGGATCAAGATCGAACTGGGATCGGCCCTGCCGCCCGACGACCTGGAAGATTACGGCGGCTGGCGCGAGGTCAAGGGACGCGACCTGATCAACGGCGTCCCGCGCGAGGTCGTGGTGTCGCAGGCGCAGATCGCCGAGAGCCTGGCCGAGCCGGTCAGCCAGATCGTGGACGCGGTGACCACCGCGCTGGAAAACACGCCCCCAGAACTGGCCGCCGACATCGTGGACAAGGGAATCGTGCTGACCGGCGGCGGCGCGCTGCTCTATCGGCTGGACGAGGTACTGCGCCGCGCGACCGGCCTGCCGGTGACGGTGGGCGAGGACGCATTGTCCTGCGTGGCGCTGGGGACTGGACGCGCCCTCGAAGAAATGAAACGTTTGAAGAATGTCCTGACCAGCATGTACTGA
- the mreC gene encoding rod shape-determining protein MreC, producing the protein MIPLSIPLRQALDRLVLPLLIVAAVGIMLLGQADRGLTERVRMSVADILAPAYGLIVWPQEKFHGLFGRMRDMGRMEAENQRLRLENANLRHWYDVAAALADENAALKANLHWMPDPAPSFVTGRVVRDTSGLYARSVLVAANVDAGIHKDEIVLDASGLVGRVTEVGARSVRVLLVTDASSRIPVTLEVSHGAAIMAGDNSGTPRLIYYPQDTPPIEGERVVTNGEIDSLPPGLPVGRVHYPRAGQPVIVPAASLEHLDIVRVFDYGRSAVVAPDAPGRVPLLRPGSILSVPFQSPLGRG; encoded by the coding sequence ATGATTCCGTTGTCCATCCCCCTCCGCCAGGCGCTGGACCGGCTGGTCCTGCCGCTGCTGATCGTCGCGGCGGTCGGCATCATGCTGCTGGGCCAGGCCGACCGGGGCCTGACCGAACGCGTGCGCATGAGCGTGGCCGACATTCTGGCTCCGGCTTATGGATTGATCGTCTGGCCCCAGGAAAAGTTTCACGGTCTGTTCGGCCGCATGCGCGACATGGGCCGGATGGAGGCCGAAAATCAGCGCCTGCGCCTGGAAAACGCCAATCTGCGCCATTGGTACGACGTTGCCGCCGCCCTGGCGGATGAAAACGCGGCGCTGAAGGCCAACCTGCACTGGATGCCCGATCCCGCGCCCTCGTTTGTCACCGGGCGCGTGGTCCGCGATACCAGCGGGCTGTATGCGCGTAGCGTACTGGTGGCCGCCAATGTCGATGCCGGTATTCACAAGGACGAAATCGTGCTGGACGCGTCGGGTCTGGTCGGCCGCGTGACCGAGGTCGGCGCGCGCTCGGTGCGGGTGCTGCTGGTAACGGATGCGTCCAGCCGGATTCCGGTGACGCTGGAAGTCAGCCATGGGGCCGCTATAATGGCGGGGGACAATTCGGGCACGCCGCGCCTGATCTACTATCCCCAGGATACCCCCCCGATCGAGGGAGAACGCGTCGTCACCAATGGCGAGATTGATTCACTGCCCCCGGGGCTGCCCGTCGGGCGGGTTCACTACCCGCGCGCCGGCCAGCCGGTCATCGTTCCGGCCGCGTCGCTGGAGCATCTCGACATTGTCCGCGTCTTCGATTACGGGCGGTCCGCCGTGGTCGCGCCGGATGCCCCGGGGCGGGTTCCCCTGCTGCGGCCCGGCAGTATCCTTTCGGTTCCCTTCCAATCCCCACTTGGTCGTGGATGA
- the mrdA gene encoding penicillin-binding protein 2 yields the protein MIRRRKTATRLMSRPDTGNPSRGVFTRRALVVLGAQMAALGALGHRLYGLQVLDGDHYAKLAENNRVNRSLIAPPRGRVVDRFGIAVASNKVNWRALLLPEDTSDISGTLDRFSALVPIEARDRARIEREMRHKRRFIPIMLHDFLSWDDMARIELNAPSLPGVLIDVGTTRNYPFGPLMAHVVGYVAPPGEKDVTADATMALPGMRIGRSGIEQTQDTLLRGQVGAVEIEVNAVGRVMAELSRDDGQAGDEITLTIDSGLQQAVLGRIADQSASAVVMDCRNGEVLAMVSNPSFDPSLFDSGVSQAQWVEWTNNQGTPLINKAVAGVYPPGSTFKPAVAMAALQAGTLSPTDRIFCPGYLDVGGTRFHCWSRYGHGSLTLKDGLKFSCDVFFYEAARRTGMDAIAAASHAFGLGTHLDIELPHTRQGLIPTPDWRRAHGQHWNGGDTIVSGIGQGFVQVTPLQLATYASRIASGRAVQPHLVRAVAGKLAEGTDPTHWPALGMPDPFLGQLRAGMFAVINEEHGTAPKARLDIPGVQMAGKTGSAQVRRVSRALRESGHFDSSALPWEYRPHALFICYAPYDAPRYAVSVVVEHGNAGAAVAAPLARDIMTDALTRDPANRKEPPGQVVADIE from the coding sequence ATGATCCGGCGCAGGAAAACCGCCACCCGCCTGATGTCGCGGCCCGATACCGGGAATCCGTCGCGCGGGGTCTTCACCCGGCGCGCGCTGGTGGTGCTGGGGGCGCAGATGGCGGCGCTGGGCGCGCTGGGGCACCGGCTGTACGGACTCCAGGTGCTCGACGGCGACCATTACGCCAAGCTGGCGGAAAACAACCGCGTCAATCGCAGCCTGATCGCCCCGCCGCGCGGCCGGGTGGTCGACCGGTTCGGCATTGCCGTGGCGTCGAACAAGGTCAACTGGCGCGCGCTGCTGCTGCCCGAGGACACCAGCGACATCTCCGGCACGCTGGACCGGTTTTCCGCCCTGGTGCCCATCGAGGCCCGCGATCGCGCGCGTATCGAGCGCGAGATGCGGCACAAGCGGCGCTTCATCCCGATCATGCTGCACGACTTCCTGTCGTGGGACGACATGGCGCGGATCGAACTGAATGCGCCCTCGCTGCCCGGCGTGCTGATCGATGTCGGGACCACCCGCAACTATCCGTTCGGGCCGCTGATGGCCCATGTCGTGGGCTATGTCGCGCCGCCGGGCGAAAAGGACGTGACGGCCGACGCGACGATGGCCCTGCCGGGAATGCGCATCGGCCGGTCGGGAATCGAGCAGACGCAGGATACCTTGCTGCGCGGCCAGGTGGGCGCGGTGGAGATCGAGGTCAACGCCGTCGGCCGCGTCATGGCCGAACTGTCGCGCGATGATGGGCAGGCCGGCGACGAAATCACCCTGACCATCGATTCGGGCCTGCAGCAGGCGGTGCTGGGGCGCATCGCCGACCAGTCGGCCAGCGCCGTGGTGATGGATTGCCGCAATGGCGAGGTGCTGGCCATGGTCAGCAACCCGTCCTTCGACCCCTCGCTGTTCGACAGCGGCGTCAGCCAGGCGCAATGGGTCGAATGGACCAACAACCAGGGCACGCCGCTGATCAACAAGGCGGTCGCGGGCGTCTATCCCCCCGGCTCGACCTTCAAGCCCGCCGTGGCCATGGCGGCCCTGCAGGCCGGCACGCTGTCGCCGACCGACCGGATCTTCTGTCCCGGCTACCTGGATGTGGGCGGCACGCGCTTCCATTGCTGGTCGCGTTACGGCCACGGATCGCTGACGCTGAAGGACGGGCTGAAATTCTCCTGCGACGTGTTCTTCTACGAAGCCGCGCGGCGGACCGGCATGGACGCCATCGCCGCGGCGTCGCACGCGTTCGGCCTGGGCACGCACCTGGATATCGAACTGCCGCACACCCGCCAGGGATTGATCCCGACCCCGGACTGGCGGCGGGCGCACGGCCAGCACTGGAATGGCGGCGATACGATCGTCAGCGGCATCGGGCAGGGATTCGTGCAGGTCACGCCGCTCCAACTCGCCACCTATGCATCGCGGATCGCCAGCGGGCGGGCGGTGCAGCCGCATCTGGTCCGCGCGGTCGCGGGCAAGCTGGCGGAGGGCACGGACCCCACGCACTGGCCGGCGCTGGGCATGCCCGATCCGTTCCTGGGGCAGTTGCGCGCCGGCATGTTCGCCGTGATCAACGAGGAACACGGCACCGCGCCCAAGGCGCGCCTGGATATTCCAGGCGTCCAGATGGCCGGCAAGACCGGGTCCGCGCAGGTGCGTCGCGTGTCGCGCGCCCTGCGCGAAAGCGGGCATTTCGATTCCTCCGCCCTGCCGTGGGAATATCGCCCGCATGCCCTGTTCATCTGCTATGCGCCCTATGACGCGCCGCGCTATGCGGTTTCGGTGGTGGTGGAACACGGCAATGCGGGCGCCGCGGTTGCGGCGCCGCTGGCCCGCGATATCATGACCGATGCGCTGACCCGCGACCCGGCGAACCGCAAGGAACCGCCGGGCCAGGTGGTGGCCGACATCGAATAG
- a CDS encoding 2-isopropylmalate synthase → MTIDHPSFGRIDNDRVIIFDTTLRDGEQSPGFSMNLAEKLRMAEALAELGVDVIEAGFPVASKGDFDSVHQIASHIRAPVICALARSGGRNDIASAGEAIRPAARGRIHNFISTSPLHMKYKLRMEPETVLELITAGNQAARQFTDDVEWSAEDGSRTDPDFLCRCVEAAIKAGATTINIPDTVGYATPEDMARIFADLLARVPGADTVIFSAHNHNDLGLGVANTIASLSAGARQIECTINGIGERAGNAALEEIVMALRTRQDVLPYSTGIKTQNLLRTSRMLATITGFDVQPNKAIVGRNAFAHESGIHQDGVLKNAATYEIMTPESVGWTRSSLVLGKHSGRAAFRDKLKAMGYGEMDEAHLNDAFARFKDLADRKKVVYDEDLVALVDDEARDHARIRFVSLDIEAGSRRPARADLALEVDGEARSATVTGQGPVDAAFNAVREIFPHEATLQLYSVGAVTEGSDAQARTTVRLEEDGKLVDGQGADSDTLVSAVRAYVHALNKLLVKRTRAEPEAMTA, encoded by the coding sequence ATGACTATCGACCATCCGTCCTTCGGCCGCATCGACAATGATCGTGTCATCATTTTCGACACGACCCTGCGTGACGGCGAACAATCGCCCGGCTTCTCGATGAACCTGGCCGAAAAGCTCCGCATGGCCGAGGCGCTGGCGGAACTGGGCGTCGATGTGATCGAGGCGGGATTCCCCGTGGCGTCGAAGGGCGATTTCGACAGCGTGCACCAGATAGCCTCGCACATTCGTGCCCCCGTGATCTGCGCCCTGGCCCGCAGCGGCGGGCGGAACGACATCGCCAGCGCCGGCGAGGCCATTCGCCCGGCCGCGCGGGGACGCATCCACAACTTCATCTCCACCTCGCCGCTGCACATGAAATACAAGCTGCGGATGGAGCCCGAGACGGTGCTGGAGCTGATCACCGCCGGCAACCAGGCGGCGCGGCAGTTCACCGACGACGTGGAATGGTCGGCCGAGGACGGGTCGCGCACCGACCCGGATTTCCTGTGCCGGTGCGTCGAGGCCGCGATCAAGGCCGGCGCCACCACGATCAACATCCCCGATACCGTCGGCTATGCGACGCCCGAGGACATGGCCCGCATCTTCGCCGACCTGCTGGCCCGCGTGCCGGGAGCGGATACCGTGATCTTCTCGGCCCATAACCACAACGACCTGGGGCTGGGGGTGGCCAACACCATCGCCTCGCTGTCCGCCGGCGCCCGGCAGATCGAATGCACGATCAACGGCATCGGCGAGCGCGCGGGCAACGCGGCGCTGGAAGAGATCGTCATGGCGCTGCGCACCCGCCAGGACGTGCTGCCGTACAGCACCGGCATCAAGACGCAGAACCTGCTGCGGACGTCGCGGATGCTGGCGACGATCACCGGGTTCGACGTCCAGCCCAACAAGGCGATCGTCGGCCGCAACGCCTTCGCGCATGAAAGCGGCATCCACCAGGACGGCGTGCTGAAGAATGCCGCGACCTACGAGATCATGACGCCCGAGAGCGTGGGCTGGACCCGGTCGTCGCTGGTCCTGGGCAAGCATTCCGGCCGCGCCGCCTTTCGCGACAAGCTGAAGGCCATGGGATACGGCGAGATGGACGAGGCGCATCTGAATGATGCGTTCGCGCGGTTCAAGGACCTGGCCGACCGCAAGAAGGTCGTCTACGACGAGGACCTGGTCGCCCTGGTCGATGACGAGGCCCGCGACCATGCCCGCATCCGCTTCGTCTCGCTGGATATCGAGGCCGGGTCTCGCCGTCCGGCGCGCGCCGACCTGGCGCTGGAGGTCGACGGCGAGGCGCGCAGCGCCACCGTGACTGGCCAGGGGCCCGTCGATGCGGCGTTCAACGCGGTCCGCGAGATCTTCCCGCACGAGGCGACGCTGCAGCTCTATTCGGTCGGCGCGGTGACCGAGGGCAGCGACGCGCAGGCGCGCACCACCGTGCGGCTGGAGGAAGATGGCAAGCTGGTGGACGGCCAGGGCGCGGACAGCGACACGCTGGTGTCGGCCGTGCGGGCCTACGTTCATGCGCTGAACAAGCTGCTGGTCAAGCGTACCCGCGCCGAACCCGAAGCCATGACGGCCTGA
- a CDS encoding YidB family protein: MSITNSATNLGTTLGDFLTGARYDLSGLTSAINEYLDGVRREYGPNGFAERAEAAGYGDIVARWKADDKTGPMTEDMVRTLIVPNDLEWFAGQTGLSDRAVVMILAKQLPIVVYKRAHAVVPH; the protein is encoded by the coding sequence ATGTCCATTACCAATTCGGCGACGAACCTGGGGACGACTCTGGGTGACTTCCTGACCGGTGCGCGCTACGACCTTTCGGGCCTGACCAGCGCGATCAATGAGTATCTGGACGGCGTTCGCCGCGAATACGGGCCCAACGGCTTTGCCGAGCGCGCCGAGGCCGCCGGTTATGGTGACATCGTCGCCCGCTGGAAAGCCGACGACAAGACCGGCCCGATGACCGAGGATATGGTCCGGACCCTGATCGTCCCGAATGACCTGGAATGGTTCGCCGGGCAGACGGGCCTGTCCGACCGCGCCGTGGTCATGATCCTGGCCAAGCAGCTTCCCATCGTGGTGTACAAGCGCGCGCATGCGGTCGTCCCGCATTGA
- a CDS encoding glycine--tRNA ligase subunit alpha: protein MVPAPAPRPTDTRPLSFQALILKLHQFWSEQGCAILQPYDTEVGAGTLSPHTTLRALGARPWKAAYVQPCRRPSDGRYGENPNRLQHYYQYQVLLKPTPEDSQKLLLDSYRAIGIDPMEHDIRFVEDDWENPTIGAWGLGWEVWCDGMEVTQFTYFQQVGGIPTVMPSTELTYGLERLAMYVQGIENVYDLDFNGQGLTYGDVFLRAERDYSRHNFELADTEMLHRHFIDAEREAIALVEYGVAQPAYDQCLKASHLFNLLDARGVISVSERASYIGRVRTLARRCCDAWLAGEE from the coding sequence ATGGTCCCGGCCCCCGCGCCCCGGCCGACCGACACGCGTCCCCTGTCGTTTCAGGCGCTGATCCTGAAACTGCACCAGTTCTGGTCGGAACAGGGCTGCGCCATCCTGCAGCCGTACGATACCGAGGTGGGTGCCGGCACGCTGTCGCCGCACACCACCCTGCGGGCCCTTGGCGCCCGCCCGTGGAAGGCCGCGTACGTCCAGCCCTGCCGCCGGCCGTCCGACGGGCGTTACGGGGAAAATCCCAACCGGTTGCAGCATTACTACCAGTATCAGGTGCTGCTGAAGCCGACGCCCGAGGACAGCCAGAAGCTGTTGCTGGACAGCTACCGCGCCATCGGCATCGATCCGATGGAGCACGACATCCGCTTCGTCGAGGACGATTGGGAAAATCCCACCATCGGCGCCTGGGGCCTGGGGTGGGAGGTCTGGTGCGACGGGATGGAAGTGACGCAGTTCACCTATTTCCAGCAGGTCGGCGGCATTCCGACCGTCATGCCCTCGACCGAACTGACCTACGGGCTGGAACGGCTGGCGATGTATGTCCAGGGAATCGAAAACGTCTATGACCTGGATTTCAACGGCCAGGGCCTGACCTATGGCGACGTGTTCCTGCGCGCCGAACGCGACTATTCGCGCCATAATTTCGAACTGGCGGACACCGAAATGCTGCACCGCCATTTCATCGACGCCGAGCGCGAGGCCATCGCGCTGGTCGAATACGGCGTGGCCCAGCCCGCCTACGACCAATGCCTGAAGGCCAGCCACCTGTTCAACCTGCTGGACGCGCGCGGCGTCATCAGCGTCAGCGAACGCGCATCCTATATCGGCCGCGTGCGCACGCTGGCCCGGCGATGCTGCGACGCGTGGCTGGCGGGCGAGGAATAA
- the rodA gene encoding rod shape-determining protein RodA, with translation MNFQKRLLRAEPNFRILAKLWQVNWLYVLLICVLAGVGYGALYSAAGGSSRPFAGPQTIRFAFGMVMMICVALTSPRVLVRLAWPLYGLSLLLLVAVLRMGHVGKGAERWLIIGGMQVQPSELAKIALVLVLATWFHRISYRRMVNPLYLLPPALMVLLPVGLVLKEPNLGTAVIIGVVGATIFFAAGMRLWQIVLLLAPLPLLGKFAYAHLHDYQKARITTFLHPESDPLGAGYNIIQSKIALGSGGMWGQGYLHGTQGQLNFLPEKQTDFIFTMIAEEWGYVGGIVVIGLLMLMVLGGMLIALRSRNQFGRLLGLGIATNFFLYCAVNLSMVMGTIPVGGVPLPLISYGGSAMLTVMFGFGLLLSAWVHRNSTFGETASDPS, from the coding sequence ATGAATTTCCAGAAGCGCCTCCTGCGCGCCGAACCCAATTTCCGCATCCTGGCCAAGCTGTGGCAGGTCAACTGGCTGTACGTGCTGCTGATCTGCGTGCTGGCGGGGGTGGGGTACGGCGCGCTCTATTCCGCGGCGGGCGGGTCGTCCCGTCCGTTCGCCGGTCCGCAGACCATCCGCTTCGCCTTCGGCATGGTGATGATGATCTGCGTCGCGCTGACCAGCCCGCGCGTTCTGGTCCGCCTGGCCTGGCCGCTCTACGGGCTATCGCTGCTGCTGCTGGTCGCGGTGCTGCGGATGGGCCATGTCGGCAAGGGGGCGGAACGCTGGCTGATCATCGGCGGGATGCAGGTCCAGCCCTCGGAACTGGCCAAGATCGCACTGGTGCTGGTGCTGGCGACGTGGTTCCACCGCATCAGCTACCGCAGGATGGTCAATCCGCTCTACCTGCTGCCGCCCGCGCTGATGGTGCTGCTGCCGGTGGGGCTGGTGCTGAAGGAGCCCAACCTGGGCACCGCCGTCATCATCGGCGTGGTGGGGGCCACGATCTTCTTCGCCGCCGGGATGCGGCTGTGGCAGATCGTACTGCTACTGGCACCGCTGCCGTTGCTGGGCAAGTTCGCCTACGCCCACCTGCATGACTACCAGAAGGCGCGGATCACCACCTTCCTGCACCCCGAAAGCGACCCGCTGGGCGCGGGCTATAACATCATCCAGTCGAAGATCGCGCTGGGGTCGGGCGGGATGTGGGGGCAGGGCTACCTGCATGGCACGCAGGGGCAACTGAACTTCCTGCCGGAAAAGCAGACCGACTTCATCTTCACCATGATCGCCGAGGAATGGGGCTATGTCGGCGGGATCGTGGTCATCGGGCTGCTGATGCTGATGGTGCTGGGCGGGATGCTGATCGCCCTGCGCAGCCGCAACCAGTTCGGGCGCCTGCTGGGGCTGGGGATCGCGACCAATTTCTTCCTCTATTGCGCGGTCAACCTGTCGATGGTGATGGGGACGATTCCGGTCGGCGGCGTGCCGCTGCCGCTGATTTCGTACGGCGGTTCGGCCATGCTGACGGTGATGTTCGGGTTCGGGCTGCTGCTGTCGGCCTGGGTGCACCGCAATTCCACGTTCGGCGAGACCGCGTCGGACCCGTCATGA
- a CDS encoding DUF2076 domain-containing protein has translation MNNEERDLITKFVARVGGAPQGGFGSVPATAPNLPPIDPEADNYIGQMFQQYPEARYRVTQMAVVQEAALVQAQNRIQQLQWQLQQAQQALQARQQAPSGGGGLFGGLFGGGQRPQAAPPPGWGGQQAAPPPPQPAYPPGMQPGMFPARGSGFLGSALTTAAGVAGGMMVGNALTDLFSGHHDAGGFGGGMPGGETIINNNYGDAGAPGADPFGGAGGAVDPGFDAGGDAGGDAGFGGGDWGGGDDNF, from the coding sequence ATGAATAACGAGGAACGCGACCTGATCACGAAGTTCGTCGCCCGCGTCGGCGGCGCGCCGCAGGGGGGCTTCGGCAGCGTGCCCGCCACGGCGCCCAACCTGCCGCCGATCGACCCCGAGGCCGACAATTATATCGGCCAGATGTTCCAGCAATATCCCGAAGCCCGCTATCGCGTCACCCAGATGGCGGTGGTGCAGGAAGCCGCCCTGGTGCAGGCGCAGAATCGCATTCAGCAACTGCAATGGCAGTTGCAGCAGGCGCAACAGGCGCTTCAGGCCCGCCAGCAGGCGCCTTCGGGCGGTGGCGGTCTGTTCGGCGGGCTGTTCGGTGGCGGCCAGCGCCCGCAGGCGGCGCCCCCGCCGGGTTGGGGCGGCCAGCAGGCGGCCCCCCCGCCGCCCCAGCCGGCCTATCCCCCGGGAATGCAGCCCGGCATGTTTCCCGCGCGCGGCAGCGGCTTCCTGGGCTCGGCGCTGACCACGGCGGCTGGCGTCGCCGGCGGCATGATGGTGGGCAACGCCCTGACCGATCTGTTCAGCGGGCATCATGATGCCGGTGGATTCGGCGGCGGCATGCCCGGCGGTGAGACCATCATCAACAACAATTACGGCGATGCCGGCGCACCCGGGGCCGATCCGTTCGGCGGGGCCGGCGGCGCCGTCGATCCGGGCTTCGATGCCGGCGGGGACGCGGGCGGGGATGCCGGTTTCGGCGGCGGCGACTGGGGCGGCGGCGACGATAACTTCTAG